The genomic DNA CTACGGGTAGGGAAATGATGAATTTGGTTCCTTTGCTTAATTCCGATTGACAAGAGATTGTCCCTTCGTGTTGTTCTGCGATAATTTGATACGCGATCGCCATTCCCAACCCCGTCCCTTTCCCAACCGGCTTGGTCGTGAAAAATGGATCGAACAGTCGCTTTTGCGTATCTTCAGTCATGCCGGTTCCGTTGTCCGCGATCGCGATCGTTACGTTGCTACCATCGCTTTTCGTGGAAATGGAAATGAGCGGAAATTCTTGACCTTCATATTCTTCTAAGGCATCAATGGCATTATTGAGAATATTGAGAAAGACTTGATTGAGTTGCCCGGCATAACATCCAACTCGAGGCAAGTCTCCATAGTCTTTCAGGATTTGTATTTCTCTACGTTTCTCGGTTGCTGGCAAGCTAGATTGTAAAATAGTGAGGGTACTGTCTATCCCTTCATGCAAATTAACCGCTTTGAATTCGGACTCATCCAGTCGAGAAAATGTTCGTAAGGAAGTCACTATCTTTTTAATGCGATCGCTGCCACTTTTCATGGAGGTTAAAAGCTGTTGAAAATCCTTTTGCACGAAGTCTAGATCGATGTCTTCAATAATGTCTTGAATTTCTAAGACGGGTTGAGGATAATGCTGCTGATAAAGTTCCAGCAAGCGCAGAATATCGTGCATGTATGCGTTGGCATGGTTGATATTTCCATAAATAAAGGTAACCGGATTATTTATTTCATGGGCAATACCGCCCACCATTCGCCCCAAACTAAACATCTTTTCACTTTGAATCAAGGTGAGTTGGGTGCGTTGCAGTTCGTGGAGATCTCGTTCGAGTTGCAGTGATTGTTGTGCTTGTTGGTAAAGGCGAGCATTTTCGAGAGTAATGGCGGCTTGAGCGCAAAGCAAGGATAGCACTTCAACCCGATCGCTCGTAAATGCACCGATCGCATGATTGTTTTCCAGATAGAGAAGTCCGACGACTCGTCCCCGATCTTGCAGGGGCAAGCAGAGAATGGAGTGAAGTTGGCGGGTTTGAATGCAAGTATCTCTACTATAGGCAGGTTCATTGCAAGCATCGTCTAAAACCAGGGGCTGGTGAGTCCGCTTGACGGTGTTAATAATAGTGAGGGGAAGATCCCCGCAGCGATCGGCAGGAATGAGTTCTGGGCGATCGAGGATATCATCGGTCATCTTTGCTTCCAGCATCAAGGTTTCTTCATGAAACAAGAAGAGAGCAAGGGTTTCAGCACCGGCATTTTCTTGAATAACCTGCATTAAATTGGCAATGGCGCGATCGAGTTCGATGGTTTCCGAAAGGGTGCGAAAAGTTTTGACGATCGCCCCTAAATCCAACATTATTCCACCTTCACTTGTCATGCTTGACATTGTTTTTTCTTGCCAAGATGTTAGGGGATTCTGAAAGGGTGAGTTGGGTTGGTTGGGAGTGAGAATAGCTGTCAAAAGTTCGGGATAGTGCTGCTCTAAAGCATTGGTTTTTGCTTTGGCTCCCCATTGAGCATAGCCATAATAGGCTTCTTCCATGTAGACTTTTGCTATTTTCTCTTTACCCCAATCCAGGTAAAATTGGGCTGCAAGTTCGTTAGCGAGAGCTTCTTCTTGGATGTATTCGTTTTCCTTAGCTCCGGCGATCGCGCGATCGTAGAATTCAATAGCTTCAATTTTATTCCCTAAAATTCGATAGTGTTCTGCCTCTACCAAATCGTATTTATGCTGATAGTTCATGGGAGCATTCCGCGCCCAGATCGTCATTTTTTCTTGGTTGGTCTCCACCTGTTTGAGATAATTAGCTCGATCGCGATCGTCAGCACTTGCAGAAACCGCCAGTAACGCGAGAGAATAATAAAAATTATGAATTCCAATTGGGGGCCATCCTCCTACCGCAGGGCCGTATTCTATAGCTTGCTGCAATTGCACGACGGAGCGATCGTATTCCGCACCGAGATAAGACAACATTCCTTCTGCTAAATTTAAGGCATAAAATCCCCAAGCTCCTACCTCATCAATTGTAGAAATGATGGATTGATAAATTTCATCAATTTCAGTTGTTGATGCATCTTGCAATTTCAAGGATAAATATTTCCAAAATCGAATTAAGCTGGCGCTATAGTCAATTCTTTGTTGTTCTAGTACCTCAATGTAAAAAGTATGTTGCTTAACGACATCGTCTAACCGCTCGCCACTCAAGAACAAGTAAACGCAGTAATTAAAAATGCTATAGCTTCCATAAAGCACGTCCCCTGTTTCCTGACCGACTTGGAACGATCGGAAAGCAAGGGGGAGCACTTCACGAATTGATTTTTTCCAAGGATAAACAAATAAATAAACCATCGTCATCACTTGGCATTGGATCGAAGTTGCAGCAAATTGTTCCAAAAGTGCTAGGGCAATTTGACCGGATTGATATCCTTTTTCAATTTCTCCTAAATATCCACAACAAAGAGAGCCATACCAACTATAAGCAAATGCCGTATTCTTGCAATTCCCACCTTGTAAAGATAGATGGATTTGGGTCATAATACTGGGAAGTAATAAGTCGGGTTGGGCGATAGTCGAACCTGAAACAATAGATATCAACAATCCCATGGAAGCCAACCGATCGCGATCGGTCATTTCTGGAGCATTGGCTAAATCTTCGAGTTGAGGTAGAATAATCTCTTGCCGACCGTAATCGAGAATCTGCTCTCGAGATATCCCCAAAAGACTCAAGACTTGTAAGCCGATTTCTACTGCTTCATCTGCTTTTTGCTCGGCAATCCTTTGATTGATTTTCAATTCGTAGATTTTGGCAGTATCTAAAATATTGCTAACGTTCTCGAGAACTCGTTCGCTATACTGTTCTGCTTGCTCGAACTCAGCATTAAGATAGGAAGCTTCGATCGCTTCCGTATACAAAGCCAAGGTCAGATCGGAGTCAGTTTCCCAGCCTTCTACACCCAACAATTCTAAACCGGTTTTTAAATACTCAAGTGCTCCACCGTAGGCAGTTGAGGCTTTAGCTTTGCGTCCTGCCTGTAAATTTAATTGGGCGAGATTTTTGCGTTCTATGCGATCGCTAATTAACTCCCGTCCAATGTTTAATTGATTGACAATATCAAACAGGTTATCCTCGTACTGGGAGTCTTGGTAATTTATAAGTAACGATCGTCCAATTTTCAGGTGAGTCCGTTTTTGCTCGTCTTCAGGAATTAGAATATAAGCAGCTTGTTGCACGCGATCGTGCAAAAAACGATAACCTACTGCAATCCCTTCTACGTTCTCTCCATCTCGATGTTGTTCCCATCCTTGGAAAAACTTATAGGCTTCGCTCTGCGGTAAAATGAACCCTTCTCGCAGAGCGCTCCAGAGAGCCACTGCCACTTCCTCCGATGGAATTTCACAGATAATAGCTAAGGTTTCTAGGTCAAATTGATTGCCAATGCAGGCCGCTAACTTCTGCAGATTTTGGGTCTCTTCTGGTAATTTATGCAACCTTCCGGCCATGAATTCCACGACATCATCCGTGAGGGCCGCATCTCGTACCCGAACCAGATCGCATTCCCAATATCCTAATTTGAGATTAAATAAAATCGAATTATCTTCATATAATCCTTTCAAGAATTGGGTAGTAAAGAAAGGATTTCCTTTTGTTTTTTGATGAACCAAGTCAGTTAATGGTGCAGCTAATTCTACCGAACAACTGAGAGTTTCCGCCACCAATTGATTGAGATGAGCAACTGATAAGGGAGTGAGAGTAATCGTTGTGATCGTCGTTTTTTGTTGCTCTAAGTCTGCCAAAGATAATATTAATGGATGAGCTGGATAGACTTCGTTATCTCGATAGGCTCCCAAGAAGAGTAAATATCCCGTCCGATTGTCTCCCATCAGCACTTTCAACAAGTTTAAGGATGCCGAATCTGCCCATTGCAAGTCATCGAGAAAGACGGTTAAGGGATGCTCTTTTGTGGTGAAAATGGCGATAAATTTTTCAAATAGGAGATTAAAGCGATTTTGGGCGGCATTACCAGAGAGTTCGGGAATGGGAGGTTGTTCTCCAATAATCTTTTCCAGTTCGGGAATAACTTCAATGAGAACTTGCCCATTTTCTCCTACGGCTTCGAGAATTTTCTCTTTCCACTGTTGTAATTGCCGATCGGATTCTCCAAGTAATTGTCCCATTAAGTCTCGGAAGGCTTGTACGAATGCAGAAAAGGGAATATTGCGATTGAATTGGTCGAATTTACCTTTGATAAAGTAGCCTTTTTGTCGGGTGATGGGTTTGTGTACTTCATTCACCACTGCGGTTTTCCCAATGCCGGAAAATCCAGCCACCAGCATCATTTCCGTTCGTCCGTGCGATACTCTCTCAAAGGCATCGAGGAGGCTTTGTACTTCAGTTTCTCGTCCGTAGAGTTTTTCTGGGATTAAAAAGCGATCGCTCCTATCTTCTATTCCTAATTGAAATCTCTCGATTGTTTGGTTTGCATACCACTGAGTCCGACAGTGCTCGAGATCGTATTTCAATCCTAAAGCACTTTGATAGCGGTCTTCCGCATTCTTAGACATCAATTTGACAGCAATATCGGCCACGGGTTTGGGGACTTCAATCTCGGGAATAGTTGGAGGTTTTTTCGCAATGTGGGCGTGGACGAGTTCCAAGGGATCTTCACTTTCAAAGGGCCGTTTTCCGGCCAGCAGCTCGTAAAATGTGACTCCTAGAGAATAAAAATCACTGCGATAGTCTATTCCTCGATTCATCCTCCCAGTTTGTTCGGGAGATAAATAAGGGAGAGTGCCTTCTAAAACATTGGGAGTTTGTAAACTTTGGGTTTCTTTCGGCAGCAATGAGGAGATGCTGAAGTCAATTAATTTAATGTCTTTCGTTTCCGGATGAATTAGGATATTCGCCGGTTTGATATCTTTATGAATAATTTGATTTTGATGCAGTTCGTGCAGAATTTTGGTCAGTTGAACGGCAATCTGTAAAAATTCGGAAAGGGAGAGCGAGAATTGCTGCTGATATTCACTGAGGGAAATACTGCCCATATCTTCCATAATGAGTGCATAACCATTTTGATAGCGCTCTAGGGAGTAGGGTTTGACAATACCGGGGATATCGAGATTTTTAGCGATCGCATATTGATTGCGAAACTGGACGAGTTCGCTAAATGAAGGATATTCATTCCGCATCAACTTAACGATCGCCGGTTGTCCGGTTTCTTCATGGCGAGCGCGATAAACGAGGGTGCGATCGCTCTCGTGGATAATTTCTTCAATCTGATAGTTCTGGATTCGTGGGAAGTTAAGCAATTTTTTCATTGTCTAACCCAGATATTTTGTCGAATGATTAGCATAGTATAATATAATTTTAAGGGTCGATCGCCTTCTCAAGAAAATGGGACTCAATGTCATGAGCACTGAGAGGTTTAGAGAAGAGATAGCCCTGACCGAGTTGACATCCTAGTTGTTGTAATTGTCGCTGTTGTTGTTGAGTTTCAATGCCTTCTGCCACAACTGTTAATCCCAGTTGAGTGCTTAAGGCAATAATAGTACTAACCACCCGATTGTTGCGATCGTCAACTTGCATTTGACTGACAAAAGAGCGATCGATTTTCAAGTTGTGAACGGGCAGACGATGGAGATAATTGAGAGATGAATAGCCAGTGCCAAAGTCGTCAATACTAATCTGAATATGTCTTAAAGCGAGTCGATCTAATACGTTAATGGTTTGCTCGATATCTTCAATTAACATACTCTCAGTAATTTCTAGGGTAAGGAAACGACTTTCTAATTGAGTCTGGGCGATGATTTCATCAATCTCTGCAATCAAATGAGGGTTGCCTAGGTCTGACACGGAGAGATTGATGCTAATTTTGAGGGGAAAACAATGGGCAAACTTCTGCTGCCAGTCAACCATTTGGGCACAGGCTCGATGAAAAATCTGGCGATCGATGAGGGTAATTAAACCTGATTCTTCAGCAACCGGGATAAATTCCCCCGGACTCACCACTCCTCGAGTGGGGTGTTGCCAGCGAGCTAAGGCTTCAAATCCCTCCAGTCTATGGTTGAGTAAATTAATGATAGGTTGATAGAAAACGATAAATTCTTGCCGTTCGATCGCCTTACGCAATTCGGTTTCTAAGTTAAGGCGCTTGAGGGCTTGTAGGTGCATATTGACATCAAAGAATTTGTAGGAATTGGTTTGTTGAGTCTTGGCACGATACATGGCAATATCGGCATCGCGGATTAAATCGGTGGCATGATGATAATCTGAGGTGCCAAGAACGATGCCAATGCTCATACCGGTGAAAATTTCCTGGTTATTTATGACAATGGGGGTTTGGCAATCGTCCAAGATCCGTTGAGCCACTCGAACGACTTCTTCTGTGCTGCTAATATCTTCTAGGAGAATGACAAACTCATCCCCGCCTAAACGAGCAACCAGATCGACCTGTCTCACGTGAGTTTGTAAGCGTTGGGCGATCGCAATCAGGAGTCGATCGCCCATTGTATGACCTAAACTATCGTTGATGACTTTAAAGCGATCGAGATCTAAAAAGAGAACGGCGTAGCGATCGATTTCCTGGCGTTGGGAGCGAGCGATCGCCAGTTCTAGTCGGTCTAATAATAAGGCTCGATTGGGTAGACCTGTCAGCGAATCGTGCAAGGCGTTATGCACGATCGCCGCTTGGGCTTCTTTGAGATCGCTAATATCGCGACAGACACAAATTAATAACTCATCATCCACTAAGGTGAGAGAGACTCCCTGTTCAAAGGTAGAGCCATCTTTACGGGTGGCGATCGCGTCTCCCTGCCAAGCCCCTTCCCGCTGCAATTGGGGCAAGACCTCCCGTTCAAATCGCTCGATTTCCTGGGGAGAATACAGCACTTTCCAGCTTTTGCCCACTAGGTCGTCCGGTTTTTCGCAACCAAATAGCTCCAGGTGGGCTTTATTGACATAACTGAACGTTTCCCCTTGAACAATACCAATACCATCAATGGCTGCTTCCATCGCTGCGAGTTGTCGTTTGAGGATAACTTCGGCTTGTTGGCGTTCTAATTCGGCACTAGCACGAGCAGCAAAGATCCGTAAAATCTGTTCTGCCCACTGGGGATTTTGAATCGGCTGTGGGTCAAGGATGCACAAGTCGCCAATGGAATTACCCTGACTATCGCGTAAGGCAATGCCAAAATAGCTTTCTGCCTGCATCTGCACCAAGTCTAGATCTTCGGGGAATTGTTGTTGGACTCCTTGTGGAACATGAAATCTGCCCTGCTTCAAGGTGCATTCGCAGGGCGTTTTCGCGGGATTATAGGACATATTGGGACACAAAGCTCCATGTGCCCGGAATGCCAACGTCTGCAATTGACCATCAACCAGTTGGCTAACAATGGCATAGGAAACATTGAGAGCTTCGGCAATGTAATGGACTAAGGCGGGGAAAAAGTCGTGTCCCATTACAGCAGCAGTGCCTTCAATCAGATTGTGCAGGGCGATTTCGGCTCGTTTGCGATCGTTAATGTCCATATGAC from Roseofilum casamattae BLCC-M143 includes the following:
- a CDS encoding trifunctional serine/threonine-protein kinase/ATP-binding protein/sensor histidine kinase, with the translated sequence MKKLLNFPRIQNYQIEEIIHESDRTLVYRARHEETGQPAIVKLMRNEYPSFSELVQFRNQYAIAKNLDIPGIVKPYSLERYQNGYALIMEDMGSISLSEYQQQFSLSLSEFLQIAVQLTKILHELHQNQIIHKDIKPANILIHPETKDIKLIDFSISSLLPKETQSLQTPNVLEGTLPYLSPEQTGRMNRGIDYRSDFYSLGVTFYELLAGKRPFESEDPLELVHAHIAKKPPTIPEIEVPKPVADIAVKLMSKNAEDRYQSALGLKYDLEHCRTQWYANQTIERFQLGIEDRSDRFLIPEKLYGRETEVQSLLDAFERVSHGRTEMMLVAGFSGIGKTAVVNEVHKPITRQKGYFIKGKFDQFNRNIPFSAFVQAFRDLMGQLLGESDRQLQQWKEKILEAVGENGQVLIEVIPELEKIIGEQPPIPELSGNAAQNRFNLLFEKFIAIFTTKEHPLTVFLDDLQWADSASLNLLKVLMGDNRTGYLLFLGAYRDNEVYPAHPLILSLADLEQQKTTITTITLTPLSVAHLNQLVAETLSCSVELAAPLTDLVHQKTKGNPFFTTQFLKGLYEDNSILFNLKLGYWECDLVRVRDAALTDDVVEFMAGRLHKLPEETQNLQKLAACIGNQFDLETLAIICEIPSEEVAVALWSALREGFILPQSEAYKFFQGWEQHRDGENVEGIAVGYRFLHDRVQQAAYILIPEDEQKRTHLKIGRSLLINYQDSQYEDNLFDIVNQLNIGRELISDRIERKNLAQLNLQAGRKAKASTAYGGALEYLKTGLELLGVEGWETDSDLTLALYTEAIEASYLNAEFEQAEQYSERVLENVSNILDTAKIYELKINQRIAEQKADEAVEIGLQVLSLLGISREQILDYGRQEIILPQLEDLANAPEMTDRDRLASMGLLISIVSGSTIAQPDLLLPSIMTQIHLSLQGGNCKNTAFAYSWYGSLCCGYLGEIEKGYQSGQIALALLEQFAATSIQCQVMTMVYLFVYPWKKSIREVLPLAFRSFQVGQETGDVLYGSYSIFNYCVYLFLSGERLDDVVKQHTFYIEVLEQQRIDYSASLIRFWKYLSLKLQDASTTEIDEIYQSIISTIDEVGAWGFYALNLAEGMLSYLGAEYDRSVVQLQQAIEYGPAVGGWPPIGIHNFYYSLALLAVSASADDRDRANYLKQVETNQEKMTIWARNAPMNYQHKYDLVEAEHYRILGNKIEAIEFYDRAIAGAKENEYIQEEALANELAAQFYLDWGKEKIAKVYMEEAYYGYAQWGAKAKTNALEQHYPELLTAILTPNQPNSPFQNPLTSWQEKTMSSMTSEGGIMLDLGAIVKTFRTLSETIELDRAIANLMQVIQENAGAETLALFLFHEETLMLEAKMTDDILDRPELIPADRCGDLPLTIINTVKRTHQPLVLDDACNEPAYSRDTCIQTRQLHSILCLPLQDRGRVVGLLYLENNHAIGAFTSDRVEVLSLLCAQAAITLENARLYQQAQQSLQLERDLHELQRTQLTLIQSEKMFSLGRMVGGIAHEINNPVTFIYGNINHANAYMHDILRLLELYQQHYPQPVLEIQDIIEDIDLDFVQKDFQQLLTSMKSGSDRIKKIVTSLRTFSRLDESEFKAVNLHEGIDSTLTILQSSLPATEKRREIQILKDYGDLPRVGCYAGQLNQVFLNILNNAIDALEEYEGQEFPLISISTKSDGSNVTIAIADNGTGMTEDTQKRLFDPFFTTKPVGKGTGLGMAIAYQIIAEQHEGTISCQSELSKGTKFIISLPVATIK